A stretch of DNA from Natrinema halophilum:
GATGCAAGCCGGAGCCGGCGATTACGAATATCTAGCCGCGATCGACGGGCCCATCGCCGCCGCGATTACTGACTTCGATCCCGATCTGCTGTTGATCAGTGCTGGCTTCGACGCCCACCGCCACGATCCAATATCGCGAATCAGGCTCTCGACGGAGGCGTACGCGCTGATGTCCGATCGAATGCGAACGCTCGCCAACGAGACCGACGCCGCGCTGGCGTTCGTCCTCGAGGGTGGCTACGGACTCGACGTCCTCGCCGACAGCGTCGCGTTAGTCCACGAGACCTTCGACGGACGCGAACCGATCGAACCCGACGACAAATCCGGTGAGGGAGAGAAGCCAACGTTCGACGACGTTCTCGACGCGCACGATCTCGACGTCGAACTGGACGAGAGATAGGACTCGTCGGCCGCGTCGGCCGCGTCGGCTCAGGGACGGGGTTCGAAGTACGTTGCGAGTTCTGCAGCGAATTCGTCGAGCAGTGCCGTGACCTCCTCGCCGGTCAACACGTCGTAGCCGTCCCCGAGTGCCGTCTCGACGTGTGCGCCGAGACCCACATCGAAGAGTCGGTCGCTCTCGAGAAACGCCCGGGCGGTAGTGAACTCCCGGTCGCGTTCGGTCACGTAGCGGTCCCCCTCGATGAAGGGACCGTAGGCGTCAGGATCGTCGACGTACGCGGAATAGAACCCCTTGGCGTGGTCGCGAACGGAAATCGGCGGCCCCTCGTGGCGCTCGAGCGCAGGTCGTTCGCTGACAGCAAGCTCGATAAAGACGACCGCAGTTTCGTCGGCGAACGTCGTTCCTCGGAAGGCGTCGAATCCACGGCCGTCAAGTTCACGCGTGATACCGTCGAGCGATTTTCGGAGTTGCGGGTAGAGCTGGTCTTCGACGAGGTCCGGAGACGTGAATCGGACGGCAACGGGGGTGGTTTTCCGGCGCTCGATGTGTGCGAGCAGGTCGGATTTCGACAACGGATCAGGCTCGTCGGGCCAGAACATATCCGGGCGTGGGGTCGTCAAGAACTCGCGAGCGTAGTGCTGGAGGCGAGCGACGTTGTCTGGCGAACAGACTGCGGCGACGTTGCGCTCGGGATCGGTGGGATCGATGACGATCAGCGGATCGTCGAACGGGAGGTCGGTGGTGCCGACCTTCTCGTTTCGAGATGGAGTTGCCGTCTCGCGTGCGCGGCCGTGATCTTCCGGGTCGAGTTCGACCGGGGGCTGCCAATCGGCAGCGGCCTCGAGAAACGGTCGGAAGCCGCCGTACTCGCAGACGAGTAACTCGGTGAGGTAACCGCTGAAACCCCGCGTCCGGAGGTCGCTGCCGTAGACCCCGATTCCCGTAAGGAACTGTTTCGTAACTCGAATGTCCCCTGCGAGGTCGTCGTCGAGTCGCGCCTGAAGATACCGGGTGTGGAACGGCGTTCGGTCGACGGCCGAACGGATTTCCGTGGCAGACTCGAGCCGAAAGCAGGGGACGACGTCGACGTCGAATCCCTCGACCGTTCCTTTCACGTAGGGGTGTTCGGCGTACTCCTCGTGGCCCTCGGGGAGGGTCGCGTGGCCGACCTCGAGGCCGTACGTCTCAAGCGTTTCGCGGTCGAGATCCGGCGGGAAGCGCACGAAGATGTCGATATCCCGATCGCCGCTAATCCAGGTGTTTCTTGCCGTAGAGCCGACCTGCAAGACGTCAGCGTCGGCACAGCGGTCGGTCGCGGCGCGTTCGGCTCGGTCGATGAGTCGCTCTGCAATCTCACGGAGATGTGACCGTTCGTCTGCGTCGGGGGTCACTTCGGCTCGAATCTCGGCGACGATCCGCTCGAGGGAGTGATCCGTGTCTCCATCCGACGACCCGTCTCGTCCGTCAGCGCGAGAATCGCGCTGGCTGCACGTCGAACCGTGGTCGACACCGTCGTTGGCCCGTGGTCGACCACTCGGATCGCGTTCGCCACTGTCGTCGTCCTCCTCACTCATCGAATGGGGGTACTCGCGCCCCGCGTGAAAGAGTATCGAACCACGGGAAGCGAAAACGAAAGCCCTATCAAATCAACCCGGCTATCACAGGACGAGCCGAAGTAGCTCAGATGGTAGAGCACCTCGCTGTTACGGTGATGCAGGCCTGTCCTGTTCGCCGCAGATACGAGGTTGTCCCAGGTTCGAGTCCTGGCTTCGGCGCTTTTACGGAACTCTTGTCTCGCGAGAACCGTCCCGTCGTTCGAACGTAACCGCGGCTATATTCGCGACCAGCGGCGTCCAGTCGCCGAGCATACCGTCCGTCTACGGTCGCCGATTCGGGGGAGGGATTAACGTCGTCCGGCACCGACGTGATCACATGCCAAGCGACAGCGACGATCGTCGGAGTACCGACCATCACGGCCACGACATCGTAGATCCGCTCTACGTCGGGATCGTGACCGTCTCGAGTTCGCGCGCAGCCAAACCGGATCCCGACGATCCGGGTGGCGACACGATCCAGGAGGCGTTCGAAGCTGACGGCCACGAAGTACAGGAGCGATTGCTGGTCCGGGACGATTACTCGGCGATCCGGACCGCCGTCAGGAGGCTAGTCGCGCGAAGGGATATCGATGTCGTGTGTACCACGGGTGGCACGGGCGTCACCGCCGACGACGTTTCGCCGGAGGCGACCTCGTCGCTGTTCGAGCGCGAGTTACCGGGCTTTGGCGAACGCTTCCGCTCGCTTTCGTGGGACGAAGTCGGAACACGAGCGATAGCCTCCCGTGCGACGGCAGGTATCGCCGTCGATACGCCGGTTTTTTGTCTTCCCGGAAGCCAAAGCGCGTGCGAAACGGCCTGTGAAGAGTTGATCGTCCCCGAGACGCCACACCTCGCGGGGCTCGCGACGCGCCATCGCACCGGAACCGACGACCAGACGCTCGCCGATTATCAAACGGACTAATCGACTCGTTCGGCCACGGCTTCGGGCCGAGCAGTCACCTGCCCTGAACCAGGATTTTTTGGGTTCCATCGCGTGCGTTCGAATGCCATGTGTCATCACTTCGAAATCGCGACCGAACTCGATGAAGAGGAACGCGAGGCGATCCTCGAGTCCCACGACGAAGCCGAACTGGAGGCAGCGTTGACCGACGACGAACTCGAGGCGCTAATCGCGTAGCGACTCCAACCGTCTCGGCTTTCTCGCGGGCGTACCGGACAGCAAGTGTTAATTACTGCGCGCGATTTTTCCCGATTGAGGGCCCTTAGCTCAGTCTGGTGAGAGCGCTCGGCTCATAACCGAGTGGTCGATGGTTCGAATCCGTCAGGGCCCATGGAGCGAGACGAGTATTCACGAGTCTCGCGGACTGGAACCCTGCGGATTCGAATCAGGAAGCGGCTTCGCCGCGACCGCGGTTCGAATCCGTCAGGGCCCATCCGCTTACTACCCGAAGTGTGGCCGAAACGGATTCGGCCGATAAGGGGGGCTTGAGTTACTCGAGGGGCTTATACTCACTTTTCGAGTCACACCACTCTCAACCGGAGTCGAACCAGTCACTGGTTCCGGGTCGACGCCGTCTTGCGAAACTAGTAGCCGAAACGAGGTGGTCGGCGTGACGGTCTCGCCATGGTAGTCTGTCGACAAATCTACATGTCAGCACTGCGGAGCCCACGTTACCGACCGGTTCCGCCGCGTCTTTGGTGACGATGATGATCGAGCCCATCGCTGTGGTGACTGTGATTCGTCCGCTCGTCTGAGCCGTGGCTCCGCTGCTGGCGTCGACGTTGCGGTTCCTGATCCGGAAACGTCGCCCGGCCGTCACGGGGGTGAGATCGATGCGTAAGGACGGGGTCGTGCCTGCGAGGAGACTGTACGACGTCGAGAGTCGAACGCCCATAGCCCATCCGGCCTATCAAGCGACGGACGCGGACGTTCGGCAGGCGCTCGAAAACCAGGAAATTCGAGCAGGTGGTGGACAATCCTCGATCGATTATAACTGGCCTAGTTCTGGACATCAGCTGGCCAGTTCAAGGGAAGAATTTGGGCTCAAAAAAGCGACTTCAGCCGATCAAATAAGCTATTTTCATCATCTGAGGATTTGTCATCTGAATCATCCACAGCGGTCTCTTCGCTCGTCGATTCTTCTCTTTGAGTTTGATCAGGTGTATCTAATCGCGAAAGCGCCTGGTCAAGGTCAAAGTCGTCTGTCCGTATCTCGTGTTTCTTGGTCCCTGGCTCAGAAGTTTCGACAGGCTGCATTACGCTATCTCCGCATCTGGGGCAAGTACGCGAATTTCGCATTACCACCTCTCCGCAGTTCTGACACTGAAAGCGGAGCGTGTCGGTCATTTACCCTCTGTGGTCGGCCATGTGATATAGTTCCAGCGTCGAGAGCAGTGGATTCGGATACCGACTCTAAGGGGAGTGATTCACGATGAACTGCCTCGTCAAATCAGACGAGTGCGAGCGGTGCGGTGATCGAATCGACGCGCTCCGACGACTGTGTGCTGACTGTACGCGAATCGTCCGCGACGCGCGGGAGGGACCACTATGAGTTCTCGAGCATCGGCGCTCGAGAGTCCGAAAGCTAGCGGCGACGCCCTCGAGGCCGAGATCGTCCAGGTTGTCGACGAACTCGAGTACGTTGGTGATCGGACGGCTACCTGGCACGACGCCAGGACGACGGCTGTCCTCGAAGCGAGTCGGTCACTGCCGTTCTACGGGATCGTTCTCGTCGAGTCGGACGTTCCGATCGAGATCAAAGGCTGCCAGATCGAGACGAGCAACGGTGGCCGGTCGACTCGCGGTCGGTTCTACGTGAAGCGAGCGGCGCACGAGCAACTGCTCGAGGCGAAATCGGATCACCTGTTGATGACAACGCTTCGGGACATGGGCGAGACTGCCCTCGACGTCACCGAACGAGTTGCGACCGACGGTGGCGCGACAGTCGACGATCTCGCCGACCAGCTGGGGAAACATCCTGCGACGATCTACCGAGCGATCTCCGATCTCGGCGATGTCCTCGAACTCGACCAGGGCGATGTGTCGTTCCGTACCCGGAAGTACCGCGAGGAACTACGCGCACTCGTCGAGTCGGCCGAGTACGCGATCGAGAGCTATGCAGATCGGATGCAGCATATCATGGGCTTGGCCGATCACGTTGCGGAGTCGTCGCCGTTTCAGAAGTGGCTCGCGAAGAACGGCGCCGAACTCTCGTTCGACGACCAGGGCGAACCCCGGCGGATGCGAATTGATACGATTCTCTCGAGGCTGAAGTCGGACAGCTTCGAGAACGTCCAGACACTGGCGAGTGAAGCTCTCGAAAAGTGGTCCCGATCGGGGAATGATCCGACGGTCCTTCGAGGAGCCGAGT
This window harbors:
- the cca gene encoding CCA tRNA nucleotidyltransferase, which encodes MSEEDDDSGERDPSGRPRANDGVDHGSTCSQRDSRADGRDGSSDGDTDHSLERIVAEIRAEVTPDADERSHLREIAERLIDRAERAATDRCADADVLQVGSTARNTWISGDRDIDIFVRFPPDLDRETLETYGLEVGHATLPEGHEEYAEHPYVKGTVEGFDVDVVPCFRLESATEIRSAVDRTPFHTRYLQARLDDDLAGDIRVTKQFLTGIGVYGSDLRTRGFSGYLTELLVCEYGGFRPFLEAAADWQPPVELDPEDHGRARETATPSRNEKVGTTDLPFDDPLIVIDPTDPERNVAAVCSPDNVARLQHYAREFLTTPRPDMFWPDEPDPLSKSDLLAHIERRKTTPVAVRFTSPDLVEDQLYPQLRKSLDGITRELDGRGFDAFRGTTFADETAVVFIELAVSERPALERHEGPPISVRDHAKGFYSAYVDDPDAYGPFIEGDRYVTERDREFTTARAFLESDRLFDVGLGAHVETALGDGYDVLTGEEVTALLDEFAAELATYFEPRP
- a CDS encoding MogA/MoaB family molybdenum cofactor biosynthesis protein yields the protein MPSDSDDRRSTDHHGHDIVDPLYVGIVTVSSSRAAKPDPDDPGGDTIQEAFEADGHEVQERLLVRDDYSAIRTAVRRLVARRDIDVVCTTGGTGVTADDVSPEATSSLFERELPGFGERFRSLSWDEVGTRAIASRATAGIAVDTPVFCLPGSQSACETACEELIVPETPHLAGLATRHRTGTDDQTLADYQTD